One genomic window of Solanum dulcamara chromosome 12, daSolDulc1.2, whole genome shotgun sequence includes the following:
- the LOC129876799 gene encoding probable protein phosphatase 2C 55, which produces MAACISSLGHDHQYSSNKLDEIFNLPRYKRYFDFSSYEINDPFENNVHSNNKRLKLDHDADHQYNSFKKLLDFSSNKLTCLKMVTGSLYLPKDNPKNPLGEDAHFIHELYQTIGIADGVGGWAQKGIDAGMYARELMKNSLITIDNELKGHVNPKRVLQEAYKKTNSEGSSTACIITLNSQKNTIDAVNVGDSGFFLIRKGKIIYKSLIQQRRFGCPYQLGNCNADNPSVAQEMKLNVEKDDILMVGTDGMFDNIYESEIEKIVRRAIHEKLKAEELASQIGNVALYNSFDRFADTPYARTSQGRHKGGKIDDITVIVAYIK; this is translated from the coding sequence ATGGCTGCATGCATATCATCGTTAGGTCATGATCATCAATATTCTTCCAATAAGTTGGATGAAATTTTCAATCTGCCGCGCTACAAGAGGTATTTCGATTTCTCTTCGTATGAAATTAATGATCCATTCGAAAATAATGTTCATAGCAACAACAAGAGACTTAAATTAGATCATGATGCTGATCATCAATATAATTCATTCAAGAAACTACTCGATTTTAGTAGCAACAAATTAACGTGCCTAAAAATGGTGACTGGATCTTTATATTTGCCTAAAGACAACCCAAAGAATCCTCTAGGTGAAGATGCACACTTCATACATGAATTATACCAAACTATTGGTATCGCTGATGGCGTTGGTGGTTGGGCTCAAAAGGGAATTGATGCTGGAATGTACGCGAGAGAGCTTATGAAAAATTCACTTATCACTATTGATAATGAACTAAAAGGTCACGTGAACCCTAAAAGGGTTCTTCAAGAAGcttataaaaaaacaaattcagAAGGATCGTCTACAGCTTGTATTATAACTCTTAACTCACAGAAAAATACTATAGATGCTGTTAATGTTGGCGATAGTGGATTTTTCCTAATTAGAAAGGGTAAAATTATATACAAGTCGTTGATACAACAACGGAGATTTGGGTGTCCGTATCAATTGGGAAATTGCAATGCCGATAATCCTAGCGTTGCTCAGGAGATGAAACTAAATGTCGAGaaagatgatattttgatggtTGGAACAGACGGAATGTTTGATAATATATATGAAAGTGAGATTGAGAAAATTGTTCGAAGAGCGATCCACGAAAAGTTGAAGGCAGAGGAGTTGGCTAGTCAAATTGGAAACGTTGCATTGTATAACTCATTTGATAGATTTGCAGATACACCATATGCAAGAACATCTCAGGGAAGACATAAAGGAGGAAAAATTGATGATATTACTGTTATTGTTgcctatataaaataa
- the LOC129876528 gene encoding triacylglycerol lipase SDP1 has product MDISNEATIDFFAIGPSTVLGRTIAFRVLFCKSMSQLRHHLFHFLVYYLYKFKNGFSYYVTPLISWLHPRNPQGILALVTLLAFLLRRYTNVKVKAEMVYRRKFWRNMMRSALTYEEWAHAAKMLDKETPKLNEADLYDEELVRNKLQELRHRRQEGSLRDIIFCMRADLVRNLGNMCNSELHKGRLHVPRLIKEYIDEVSTQLKMVCDSDSEELLLEEKLAFMHETRHAFGRTALLLSGGASLGAFHVGVVKTLVEHKLLPRIIAGSSVGSIMCSIVATRSWPELQSFFEDSWHSLQFFDKLGGIFTIFRRVMTQGAVHEIRQLQVLLRNLTNNLTFQEAYDMTGRVLGITVCSPRKHEPPRCLNYLTSPHIVIWSAVTASCAFPGLFEAQELMAKDRSGDLVPYHPPFHLGPDDTSGSSSRRWRDGSLEVDLPMMQLKELFNVNHFIVSQANPHIAPLLRIKEFVRAYGGNFAAKLAQLTEMEVKHRCHQVLELGFPLGGIAKLFAQDWEGDVTVVMPATLAQYSKIIQNPSTLELQKAANQGRRCTWEKLSAIKANCGIELALDECVAILNHMRRLKRSAERAAAASHGLSSTVRFNASRRIPSWNCIARENSTGSLEDFLADVAASHHQGGSGSGAHATRNWRSNRSAHEGSDSESENVDLTSWTRSGGPLMRTTSADKFIDFVQNLEIGSRLNKGLSIDLNNIVPQMASRVTTPDRNSDTEFDQRDFSIRVPTGSSSIMVGEGDLLQPERTNNGIVFNVVRKGDLTPSNRSLDSENNSSMQDTIAECVQLESPEKEMDISSVSEDGENDVEQESSKINEVDSVHSCENRSTMDDGDDKQVIDH; this is encoded by the exons ATGGATATAAGTAATGAGGCTACTATTGACTTCTTTGCTATCGGACCTTCTACGGTATTGGGTCGAACAATCGCCTTTAGAGTCTTGTTTTGCAAGTCGATGTCACAGTTGAGGCATCACCTTTTTCATTTCTTGGTATATTACTTGTACAAGTTTAAGAATGGATTTTCGTACTACGTGACACCTTTGATTTCGTGGTTGCACCCTCGCAATCCACAAGGGATATTGGCATTAGTAACGCTTCTCGCCTTCTTGTTGCGGAGGTATACTAATGTAAAAGTCAAGGCTGAGATGGTTTATAGGAGGAAGTTTTGGAGGAACATGATGAGATCTgccttgacttatgaggagtgGGCTCATGCTGCTAAGATGTTGGATAAAGAGACCCCTAAATTGAATGAGGCAGATCTTTATGATGAAGAATTAGTTCGAAATAAACTCCAAGAGCTTCGACATCGTAGGCAAGAGGGTTCTCTAAGAGATATCATATTTTGTATGAGAGCTGACCTTGTAAGGAATCTTGGTAATATGTGTAATTCAGAACTTCACAAGGGAAGGCTTCATGTGCCTAGACTTATTAAGGAATATATTGATGAGGTTTCAACTCAGTTGAAAATGGTATGCGACTCTGATTCAGAGGAGCTTCTGTTGGAAGAGAAGCTTGCTTTCATGCATGAAACAAGACATGCCTTTGGTAGGACGGCTTTGCTTTTAAGTGGAGGTGCCTCTCTAGGAGCTTTCCATGTGGGTGTAGTGAAAACGCTTGTAGAACACAAGCTGTTGCCACGGATAATTGCTGGTTCAAGTGTCGGTTCGATTATGTGCTCCATAGTTGCGACTCGATCTTGGCCTGAGCTCCAGAGTTTTTTCGAAGACTCCTGGCACTCCTTGCAATTTTTCGATAAGTTGGGTGGGATTTTTACTATTTTCAGGAGGGTCATGACCCAGGGTGCTGTACATGAGATCAGACAGCTGCAGGTGCTGTTACGCAATCTCACGAATAATCTTACTTTCCAAGAAGCCTATGACATGACTGGTAGAGTCCTAGGGATTACCGTTTGCTCCCCTAGGAAACATGAACCTCCTAGATGCTTGAATTACTTGACTTCACCTCATATTGTTATATGGAGTGCTGTTACTGCTTCTTGTGCCTTTCCTGGTCTCTTCGAAGCTCAAGAACTGATGGCAAAGGATAGAAGTGGAGATCTTGTTCCATATCATCCACCATTTCATTTGGGACCTGATGACACTTCTGGTTCATCTTCTCGTCGGTGGAGGGATGGTAGCTTGGAGGTTGATTTGCCAATGATGCAGCTAAAGGAGCTCTTCAATGTCAATCACTTCATTGTGAGCCAGGCAAATCCGCATATCGCTCCTCTACTGAGGATCAAAGAGTTTGTAAGAGCTTATGGAGGCAACTTTGCTGCCAAG CTTGCCCAGCTTACTGAAATGGAGGTGAAGCACAGATGCCATCAGGTGTTAGAACTTGGTTTTCCGTTGGGAGGAATAGCAAAGCTTTTTGCTCAAGATTGGGAAGGTGATGTAACTGTTGTTATGCCTGCCACTCTAGCTCAG TACTCGAAAATCATACAAAATCCTTCGACTCTGGAGCTGCAAAAGGCAGCAAATCAAGGAAGACGATGCACTTGGGAAAAGCTCTCGGCCATTAAAGCAAACTGTGGTATTGAGCTTGCACTTGATGAATGTGTTGCTATTCTGAATCACATGCGTAGGCTGAAAAGGAGTGCCGAGAGAGCGGCTGCTGCTTCCCATGGCTTGTCAAGCACTGTCAGATTTAATGCTTCCAGAAGAATTCCTTCATGGAACTGCATTGCACGAGAGAATTCAACAGGCTCCCTTGAAGACTTTCTTGCGGATGTTGCTGCTTCACATCATCAAGGAGGCAGTGGTTCCGGGGCACATGCCACCAGAAATTGGCGATCAAATCGGAGTGCACATGAGGGCAGTGACAGTGAATCCGAAAATGTGGACCTTACCTCTTGGACAAGATCTGGTGGTCCTCTGATGAGGACAACGTCTGCTGATAAGTTTATTGACTTTGTCCAGAACTTGGAAATCGGTTCACGATTGAACAAGGGATTGAGTATTGACCTCAACAATATCGTTCCTCAGATGGCCAGTAGGGTAACAACACCAGATAGAAATTCAGACACCGAATTTGATCAGAGAGATTTCAGTATTAGGGTCCCCACGGGTAGTTCAAGCATTATGGTAGGTGAAGGTGACCTTCTGCAACCTGAAAGGACTAACAACGGTATTGTCTTCAACGTGGTAAGAAAAGGAGACTTGACCCCATCGAATAGAAGCCTCGACTCGGAAAATAATAGTTCCATGCAGGACACAATTGCTGAGTGCGTGCAACTTGAAAGTCCAGAAAAGGAGATGGATATTAGCTCAGTATCCGAGGATGGTGAGAACGATGTTGAGCAAGAAAGTAGTAAGATAAATGAAGTTGATTCCGTTCACTCTTGTGAAAATCGTTCAACCATGGATGATGGCGACGATAAACAAGTTATTGATCATTGA
- the LOC129877707 gene encoding calmodulin binding protein PICBP-like, with protein MMTNFGSTSSSRRRSKSRIKQQTEPPSDYAATPQRPSSLEVSNLSPHYMKATSSFEGKKGHIQASPHSSESSFDSSDQSWSPSSNKSSSKSKRSNSNCQQVSVKSTCSSTLKDSKFPQRVEVHPGQSESDRISKVKVCSYHHCSLNRRCDDPSAPIKLVFRKRRVLKSQKSIRLEGESTNADHFSADVTSLGAQVHKGSNLIQDGGVFGVNEAIEYADLVEIVFGETSFPERSYQETIDIMRKYSAQEQDTLLNTTSKCCNSMEREWDESTSVSDYVESYDQSVTTPVFRNDEERDADFNVTTCEEEENIKKEMSKNEPFAIRTTSLTDDFVEAKCCTEFPSASASIARMELEESLQETDGKANPTEDVDPNALAKKLHVAQFPKEKHRSMWSLFHRHMISDESTELDSKVIRGDDEEYHKDGCNKSCAAESSDSFLSFSERESMTTNQDANSQEIEARKLLAIKLVREAIERILLPEVQDQSSDNQSVTSEVCTEENSNESDTKNEECDKAGNITRENTGSPEKQENEEQVTNKAEKKAPTHWSNLKRWILLQRFIKELEKLRKFNPRKPQYLQLEPDPEAEKVNLKHQIEDERKSAEEWMLDYALQQAISQLALTQKRKVGLLVTAFENVVPPRGSNIQVTFPKLKTRNDNNLQIADKVREKYSTRLDKRNADDNWSMLEYDDAQKALVLCQKLDEVTSTSSDKVLVEEKAKRQAKEDGRSKLEREARINVSKASHKKEKFGDSNDDSLRGTSSTITKLGNNSDETQENNMDLSECEATESITASSDENKKLTEAEDEDGTNRKQVNKQKHISMWHMISQQILPDVVSKVGSELLDGTNDEVDHNKTLAETNTDSSLHDFSEEKDDISHCGRSFSRNDAVNLIREAVSQILTTPTKDDSSDTQSVTSDIVQDEEPGKTDHTEAEKQNNTNSLCESLRHCDSQQTNELAANNTITKNKFEPPKSKNWSKLKKLILLKRSIKALERARKLNPQPPQLLLPSLPDQEKEKVDLRNQMTDERRKAEQWLLDNAVQHMVSKLTPTRKTRVAMLVEAFEAVVPFPEV; from the exons ATGATGACAAATTTTGGCAGCACAAGTTCATCTAGGAGAAGatcaaaatcaagaatcaagCAGCAGACTGAACCTCCCTCTGATTATGCAGCAACCCCTCAACGTCCATCTTCACTTGAGGTATCCAATTTGTCGCCTCATTATATGAAGGCAACAAGTTCTTTCGAAGGGAAAAAAGGTCATATTCAGGCAAGTCCTCATAGTTCTGAATCTAGCTTTGATAGTAGTGATCAAAGTTGGAGTCCATCTAGTAACAAGTCTAGTTCTAAATCCAAGAGGTCTAACtcgaactgccaacaagtttcAGTTAAGTCAACTTGTTCTTCCACTCTCAAGGATTCAAAGTTCCCTCAACGTGTGGAAGTTCATCCTGGACAAAGTGAATCAGACAGGATTTCAAAAGTGAAAGTTTGCTCATACCATCACTGTTCACTCAATAGACGCTGTGATGATCCATCGGCCCCTATAAAACTCGTCTTTAGAAAGAGAAGAGTCTTAAAATCACAGAAAAGCATTAGACTTGAAGGTGAGTCCACAAATGCAGATCACTTTTCTGCTGATGTTACTAGTCTTGGTGCTCAAGTTCACAAGGGAAGCAACCTTATACAAGATGGTGGAGTTTTCGGAGTAAATGAGGCTATTGAGTATGCTGATCTTGTCGAGATTGTGTTTGGTGAAACTTCATTTCCAGAGAGAAGTTACCAGGAGACAATTGACATAATGAGGAAATATTCTGCACAAGAGCAGGACACACTACTTAACACTACTTCAAAGTGTTGTAATAGTATGGAAAGAGAATGGGATGAATCCACTTCTGTTAGTGATTATGTAGAATCATATGATCAGAGTGTAACGACACCAGTTTTTCGCAATGATGAGGAAAGAGATGCTGATTTCAATGTCACCACATGTGAGGAGgaagaaaatatcaaaaaagaaaTGTCTAAGAATGAACCATTTGCCATAAGAACGACATCGTTGACAGATGATTTTGTTGAAGCAAAATGTTGCACTGAGTTTCCTTCTGCTTCAGCTAGCATTGCTAGAATGGAACTCGAAGAGAGTTTGCAAGAGACAGATGGAAAAGCTAATCCAACTGAAGATGTTGATCCCAATGCCTTGGCCAAGAAGTTGCATGTAGCCCAGTTTCCTAAAGAGAAGCATAGGAGCATGTGGAGCCTGTTTCATAGACATATGATTTCGGATGAATCTACAGAACTGGATAGCAAAGTTATCCGTGGAGATGATGAAGAATATCACAAGGATGGGTGCAACAAATCTTGTGCAGCAGAAAGTTCTGAttcatttttgagtttttccgAAAGAGAGTCAATGACTACAAATCAGGATGCAAATAGCCAGGAGATTGAAGCGCGAAAGCTTTTAGCCATTAAGCTAGTACGCGAAGCAATCGAGAGAATTCTTCTTCCAGAAGTTCAAGATCAGTCATCAGATAATCAATCAGTAACAAGTGAAG TGTGTACCGAAGAAAACTCCAACGAGTCAGACACCAAGAACGAGGAATGTGATAAGGCAGGAAATATAACCAGAGAAAACACGGGCAGCCCTGAGAAACAGGAAAACGAAGAACAAGTCACGAATAAAGCTGAGAAGAAAGCGCCAACACACTGGAGCAATCTTAAAAGATGGATTCTTCTCCAACGATTCATCAAGGAATTGGAGAAGttgagaaaattcaacccaaggAAGCCGCAGTATCTGCAGCTGGAGCCTGATCCTGAAGCAGAAAAGGTTAATCTGAAACATCAGATAGAGGATGAGAGGAAAAGTGCAGAAGAATGGATGCTTGACTATGCACTACAGCAGGCGATAAGTCAGCTTGCTCTGACTCAGAAAAGAAAAGTAGGACTACTTGTAACCGCTTTTGAAAATGTGGTTCCTCCTCGAGGCAGTAATATCCAGGTTACATTTCCTAAATTGAAAACTAGAAATGACAACAATTTGCAAATTGCAGATAAAGTTCGTGAAAAGTATTCAACGCGCTTAGACAAAAGGAATGCAGATGATAACTGGTCGATGTTAGAATATGATGATGCTCAAAAGGCCCTCGTCCTCTGCCAGAAGTTGGATGAAGTCACAAGCACTTCGAGTGACAAGGTATTGGTTGAAGAAAAAGCTAAGCGACAAGCTAAGGAAGATGGACGTTCAAAGTTGGAACGTGAAGCTCGGATTAATGTCTCAAAAGCAAGTCACAAAAAAGAGAAGTTTGGTGATTCAAATGATGATTCTCTAAGAGGAACATCTTCTACTATCACAAAATTAGGCAACAACAGTGATGAAACACAGGAAAATAACATGGATCTCTCTGAATGTGAGGCCACGGAGAGTATTACTGCATCCAGTGATGAGAACAAAAAGTTAACAGAAGCAGAAGACGAAGATGGAACAAACAGAAAACAGGTGAACAAACAAAAGCACATCAGCATGTGGCACATGATATCACAGCAGATACTTCCAGATGTTGTATCAAAAGTAGGGAGTGAACTACTTGACGGAACAAATGATGAGGTAGACCACAACAAAACACTAGCTGAAACGAATACGGACAGTTCTCTTCACGATTTCTCTGAAGAAAAGGATGATATAAGCCACTGTGGGAGAAGTTTCAGCAGAAATGATGCTGTCAATCTCATAAGAGAAGCAGTTAGCCAGATCCTAACAACACCGACTAAAGATGATTCATCTGATACACAGAGTGTTACTAGTGACATTGTTCAAGATGAAGAACCAGGAAAAACTGACCATACAGAAGCCGAAAAGCAAAATAATACAAATTCACTTTGCGAAAGCTTGAGACATTGTGACAGTCAACAAACAAATGAACTTGCTGCTAATAATACAATCACCAAGAATAAATTTGAGCCACCAAAGTCCAAGAATTGGAGCAAGCTGAAGAAATTGATCCTCCTTAAGAGATCAATAAAGGCACTGGAAAGAGCTCGGAAACTCAATCCACAACCCCCTCAACTTCTCCTTCCCTCTTTACCTgatcaagaaaaagaaaaagtggaTTTGAGGAACCAAATGACAGATGAGAGGAGAAAAGCTGAACAATGGTTGCTCGATAATGCAGTGCAACACATGGTCAGTAAGCTAACTCCTACGAGGAAAACAAGAGTGGCGATGCTTGTGGAAGCTTTCGAAGCAGTTGTTCCGTTCCCAGAAGTATGA
- the LOC129876172 gene encoding protein EARLY RESPONSIVE TO DEHYDRATION 15-like isoform X2, which translates to MALVSGGRSTLNPNAPLFVPSFVRQVEDFSPEWWNLVTTSTWFHDYWMSQNQGEEYGAGNDVADLLPENIDLNVDEDILNMEAQFEEFLQSSENGQQGIKSSLYGFNGMPQYGLPSDALIRTLSSPRSPIGPPKYFEKPSKIVSPKNSFRSIQQPR; encoded by the exons ATGGCGTTAGTTTCTGGAGGAAGATCAACATTGAATCCAAATGCGCCCCTCTTTGTTCCTTCATTTGTACGCCAGGTAGAGGATTTTTCACCAGAATGGTGGAATTTGGTGACAACTTCAACATGGTTCCATGACTATTGGATGAGCCAGAATCAGGGAGAGGAATATGGTGCTGGTAATGATGTTGCTGATTTGCTTCCTGAAAATATTGATCTTAATGTTGATGAGGACATCTTGAACATGGAAGCTCAGTTTGAGGAATTTCTTCAATCATCCGAAAACGGGCAACAAGGAATTAAGTCATCTCTCTATGGTTTCAATGGGATGCCACAATATG GTTTACCATCTGATGCACTGATAAGAACATTGAGTTCACCAAGATCCCCCATTGGGCCACCCAAATACTTTGAGAAGCCATCCAAGATCGTGAGCCCGAAGAACAGCTTCCGCAGCATCCAGCAGCCTCGTTGA
- the LOC129876172 gene encoding protein EARLY RESPONSIVE TO DEHYDRATION 15-like isoform X1, with translation MNLIFELKLDVLYMVIFGVSCPSVFFISANNFRYQFRKSIMALVSGGRSTLNPNAPLFVPSFVRQVEDFSPEWWNLVTTSTWFHDYWMSQNQGEEYGAGNDVADLLPENIDLNVDEDILNMEAQFEEFLQSSENGQQGIKSSLYGFNGMPQYGLPSDALIRTLSSPRSPIGPPKYFEKPSKIVSPKNSFRSIQQPR, from the exons ATGAATTTaatatttgagttgaaacttgaCGTACTATATATGGTCATATTCGGTGTGTCATGCCCTAGCGTTTTCTTTATTTCCGCAAACAACTTCAGGTATCAATTTCGAAAAAGCATTATGGCGTTAGTTTCTGGAGGAAGATCAACATTGAATCCAAATGCGCCCCTCTTTGTTCCTTCATTTGTACGCCAGGTAGAGGATTTTTCACCAGAATGGTGGAATTTGGTGACAACTTCAACATGGTTCCATGACTATTGGATGAGCCAGAATCAGGGAGAGGAATATGGTGCTGGTAATGATGTTGCTGATTTGCTTCCTGAAAATATTGATCTTAATGTTGATGAGGACATCTTGAACATGGAAGCTCAGTTTGAGGAATTTCTTCAATCATCCGAAAACGGGCAACAAGGAATTAAGTCATCTCTCTATGGTTTCAATGGGATGCCACAATATG GTTTACCATCTGATGCACTGATAAGAACATTGAGTTCACCAAGATCCCCCATTGGGCCACCCAAATACTTTGAGAAGCCATCCAAGATCGTGAGCCCGAAGAACAGCTTCCGCAGCATCCAGCAGCCTCGTTGA